The DNA window ACCAGAATATCTATCACCAGATTTCTTTATCCGTCGTGAGGGAGTTGGCAAGATGTGATGTTCCTATGGTCATGACATTGCATGACTACAAGCCGGTCTGCCCCGCCTATCTGTTGATGGTAGGGGGGGAGATCTGTGAGCGGTGCCGGAAGGGCCGTTTCTATCATGCCGCCATGAACACTTGCATCCTCAATTCCAGACCCGCCAGTATCCTGGGCAGCCTGGAGGCTTACCTGCATACTCTCTGGGGCACTTATGATCAGATCGCCCTCTATCTCTGCCCCAGCCGTTTCCTTGTGGATAAAGTCGGTGAAATGAGCCAAAGGCCGATCAAACTCCGGCATCTTCCGAATTTTCTTCCGACCGATGATTTCAAGCCGGTCTACGAGGGTGACCCGGTTGTGGTGTATGCTGGAAGACTGTCGCGTGAAAAAGGACTACCGACCCTCATTGAGGCCGCGCGGCGGCAGAATGTCGGCCGGGGATGGAAGCTTCGGATTCTGGGTGAGGGCCCGCTTCGCGCGGAGTTAGAGGCAAAGGTCACCGAATGGGGCTTGGAGGACGGGATCCGATTTGAAGGATTCTGTTCGGGTGAAGATTTAAAAGAGGTGATTCAAAGCGCCAGCGTGGTGGTGGTTCCATCGGAATGGTACGAGAATCAGCCCTATGCCATTCTCGAGGCCTTCGCGCTGGGAAAACCAGTGATCGGAAGTTCCATCGGAGGTATCCCGGAGCTGGTTCGTGCCGATCGGACAGGATGGACGTTCCCGCCAGGGGATGCTGATGGCCTGGGCATGGCGATGCGCGAGGCTCTGGATCATCCGGAGCAAACCCGCGAAATGGGGCGGGAGGCGAGACGATTGGTGGAGAAGGATCATAATCCCGCACTGCATATGGAAAGGCTGTTAAACATTTATGAAGAGGTTTCCTCATGAGCCCTCCTGATGACAGGAAGCACGGGGCCGATTCGGTCCTGGGGGGGCGGCGGCCGCTGAAGATCGCCATGGTGGGGCAGAAGGGTATTCCCGCCACCTATGGCGGTATTGAGCGGCATGTCGAGGAAATCGGTATGCGGTTGGTGGAACGAGGGCATGAGGTCACCGTTTTCAGCCGGAACCATTATTCATCTCATACGGGGATGTATCGCGGGATCCGCACCATCCGTTTTCCTTCGCTCAACACGAAGCATTTCGACGCGATTTCACATTGCGCGATTGCGACATTGATAACGATGTTTTCGAAGTATGATATTGTGCATTTTCACGCCCTGGGACCGAGCATTTTCGCGTGGCTGCCCCGGCTCAAAAAAACAAAGACAATTGTCACGGTCCATGGTTTGGATTGGCAGCGCGGAAAATGGGGGAAGATGGCCCGGCTTTTTCTTCAGAAATGCGAAGAGCCTGCGGTCAAGTTCCCCAATCGCACTATTGTCGTTTCTAAAACACTGCGAAAGTATTTCAAAGAGGAATACAACGCCGAGACATTTTTTATTCCCAATGGAACAAACCCTGGCGCGCAGTTGCCGCCGAACAAGATCAAGAGGTACAACCTCGACAAGCATCCTTACATTCTCTTTGTAGGGCGGTTGGTGCCTGAGAAGGGTTGCCACTATTTGATCGAGGCCTTCCGGAGACTTGATACTGATGTCCGTCTTGTCATGGCGGGGGGATCCTCTTTCAGTGACGGCTATGTCGATAGCCTTGAGAGTCTTCGTGACAATGATCCGCGCGTGCAAATGGTCGGATATGTTTATGGCGAGGTGCTCGATGAACTTTGGACGAATGCCTATTTTGTGGCTTTGCCGTCGATCCTGGAGGGGCAGTCGATTTCACTGATCGAGGCGTTGAGTTACGGCAAGTGCGTTCTTTTGAGTGATATTCCGGAGAATGTAGAAGTCGTTGAAAATGAGGCGGTGACCTTCCGCAGCCGGGATGTCGAAGATCTCCACAAGAAGATGAAGATGTTGCTGGAAAACCCGGAAATGGTGAGCCGGGTGGCAAAGCAATGCGGTCATCTGGCCGAAGATCAATTCAGCTGGTCTCGAATTGTTGAAGCAACGGAATCCGTATATTACGACGCGGTGAGCGGATCGCCCCCCAAACCGAAGCGGAAGAAAGATGAAGAAAGTCATTCATCGGAAAAAGAGGATGAGCTGCAAATCATCGAGGGGGGGAAGGAGGAGGATGGGTCCGATCGGCCCCAGCATCGGTCTCATTTCTAGCATCCCGCAAGAGACAAGGCCGCCCCACTTATTTCGGAAGGGGTTTTAACCTCTCCACCTGCTGAATTGTCAAAAATACATCACAAACCGCGCAGTTCATCAGTTTTACAGCGAACGATCCTTCCACGATACCGCCGCTGAGGGTTCCCGCAATGTCCCAGCAATGCCGCGAACGATCTCCCTTGTCTGAAGAAGGCTCCCATGCGGCCGCGGCAGCGGGGCAAACACCCAAATCGTCGACCTGAAAACCGCCGGGCTCCCGGCCGCATTTTTTCAACTCCCAACAATTCATCGTCTCCCCTGTCTTCTTCCCGGTTCTGCGGCGCCATGCCATCTTGAAATCCAGGGATCTTCTTCGGCATCAAGTGTCTATGGGGGTGGTCGGCATATAGTGCTTCGACCTTGATCCCAATTCAATCCTCTCTTTTGATCGCAGGGGGGTGGCGGGTGGAAGGGGTCGGCTTCCTGGCACCTATCCTTTTCAGTGACTTGAGGTTTGGGGTTTTGTATTCTGAGACCGGTTTCAACGTGCTGAGGGAGGAAAACCCGTGCCTGAATCTGATCTTGCCGTCTTCATCCTGGCTGGGGGATCCGGAGAGCGTTTCTGGCCCCTAAGCCGCAAGGTGCGTCCAAAGCAGTTTTTCGCGCTGGGCGGAGAGGATTCTCTCATCCGCCAAGCCTATCGCCGGGCCTTGGCTCTCAATCCAAAGGGCTCTCCCTGGGTCCTCTCATCGGAAAGCCTTGCCTCGGCCCTTTTGAAGGAGCTGCCCCGCCTCCGCCACGAGAGGGTGATCCAAGAAACAGTGGCAAAGAACACCGGTCCCGCCATTGCCCTGGGTTGTCATCTCCTGGCCATGGAACATCCCGGAGCCTGCGTTGTCATCCTTCCCTCGGATCATTGGATTCCGGAGCTTGATCTATTTCTGACGACGGTCAAGACCGCGATAAGGGTCGCCCGCAGCACGGGTGGGTTGGTCACCCTCGGTATCAAACCCCACCGGGCTGAAACGGGATACGGCTATATTGAGCGCGGAACGCCAAAGGGTGATATTCCGACCGCGTACAGCGCCAATGGATTCTATGAGAAACCCGAACTCGCCGATGCGAAGAAATATCTGAAATCCGGAATGTATTTCTGGAACAGCGGGATTTTTATCTGGACCGTAACGGCATTCTTGACGGAATTGAAAAGAGTTCAGCCGGATATCTATGATGCGCTGCCGGCTCAGGAAGAGCTGGAAACTGAATCGAACCGGCGGGCGGCTATCAATAAATATTTTGTAGCAGCGCCCTCGATTTCAGTGGATCAGGGCATCATGGAGAAGGCGAAAAGTGTCTGGGTCGTGGAGGCGCCTTTTGCCTGGTCGGATTTGGGGACATGGGAAGCCTGGGGCGAAACCCGCCCAGCCGACACCACGCAGAATCGTACAGATGGAGATGTTATTGTTCAGGATGCAAGCGGCAATATTGTATATTCGGACGAAGAGGGCCGGGTCGCCCTGCTAGGAGTCGACAATCTTGTTGTGGTGCGCACAAAGGATGTGACCCTGGTCTGTCCCCGGGAGCGGGTACAGGAAATCCGGGAGCTGGTCCGGAGGATGCGGGAGGAGAATCATGAAGATCGGTTCTTATAGCCTGGTACTATTTTTAACGATGATTCTCGCTTTCGGGTGCGGGAAATCCCGGAAGCAGACGACGCCGGTGGAAGAGGCGCCGGGGCGGGAACTGCCCTCAGAAGCACCGGATAACCGGGTGCAGCCAGGATTCCCAGAGGCGATGCCGCTGCCGGGTGAAGAGAGCGGCGAAGACGAACCGAATACCCGGTATGGGTATCGTGTGCAGGTCGCGGCCTTTACCCAGATGGACCCGGCGGAAGCGCGGGCCGCGGAATTGCGGCGCCTCTTTGATGAACCTGTATATATTGTCCATGAAGGGTTGTTGTACAAAATCCAGGTTGGTGATTTTGTCAGCCGGGATCGAGCGCAGGAAATTAGGCGTAGAGCCGTCGATTTGGGATTGGATGGCGCTTTTGTCATCGACACGATGATTAACAAGCAATGATGGAAGAAAATGAATGGAAGTAAAATTGACGGAAGAACCATAAAGAGCGCGGGCTGAATAGGGAGCGATTCAATCAGTGGAATATCGTCTTTTCGAGGATGCGGGCTGGCGGCGTCTTCAACCGTTTACTTGGATGCGCCCCGTCTATGAATTGAGGGTCGGCGCGTGGACTCTGCGGGAACGCTGGCAACGGCTTCTCGGGCGCGAAAATCTGGGTTTTGCGGCCCGTCCTGATCTCCACGATCTAATCTCAGAGCGGTACGGGGAGCGGGCCGGTGAACAGCGGCCGGAGGCCGATCTCATCCTGATCAACGGATGTTGGCTGCCGGAGGCCGATGCCGCATCTCTTGAAAAATCTTTCGATCTCTTGAAGGCGGGGCAGGGGTACATCGACGATGACCGCATTCTCGCTATCCGGCCGGCGCCCCCGGTCTCACAGAAGGCGCTGGGCGAGATGCAAGCTATCCTATGTGAAGGGGAACGTCCCAAAGGAATCGATTGGCTTGATTTTCCCAAACGGCAAAAATGTCTCGGTCATTTGTGGGAATTGGTCGGTTGGACAGAGGAACTTCTGGAAAGCGATTTGGCGAAGAGATTGGGAACACCCTACGGCGAGGATGTTATTGTTAAAGGAGAGATTGAAGAACCCGATCGGGTTTCGCTGGGAGCCGGTGTTGTTGTCCGGCGGGGCGCCTTGCTCGACGCCAGTGAAGGTCCGATCGTTCTCGAGGCGGGATGCCGGGTGGCGCCGATGACCTGGGTCAAGGGACCGGTTTGGGCCGGTCCGGGATGTCTTCTGCTGGGTGAGAGAATCGGCGGCGGTGTGGTGTTGGGGCCCGAATGCCGGGTTCATGGTGAAATCGATTCCACTGTTGTCTTGGGTTATTCGAACAAAGCCCATGAAGGTTTTGTCGGGCATTCATACCTCGGTGAGTGGGTGAATTTGGGCGCCCTCACGACCACCAGCGATCTTAAGAATAACTACGGCGATGTCCGATTGATGGAGGAAGGGCGTGCGGTTTCATCGGGCCGGATCAAGTTGGGATCTTTTCTTGGAGATCACACGAAGACCGCCATCGGAACCCTCCTGACAACCGGCTGCGTGACCGGTGTCGCCAGTCAACTCTTCGGGCGTCCCGGCTTGACACCCAAATGGATCCCTTCTTTTGCATGGGGGACCGAATCCGGTGGAAAGCGGTTTGAACTGGAACGGTTCCTGGCCACAGCCGAAATCATCCTGTCCCGCCGCGGGCAGGAGCTTCGGCCCATTCTCAGACAGCGGCTTAGATATGTTTATGAAGAGACATTGAGAGTTGAGAGAGGGTCCATTTGACAGACGGCCGCCGCAGGATGCGGCCGATGAGGATTCATTGGAGGCGCCGGAATGCCTGAGCTCCGCAAAGATCCCGTCATCGGGCGGTGGGTGATTGTTTCAACCGAGCGAGGCCGGAGACCATCCGACTTCGGTCATGTGCAGATCAGCCGGAAGAGCGGTTTCTGCCCCTTCTGCGAAGGTCATGAGGATAAGACCCCTCCCGAGGTTTATGCCGACCGCAAAGAGGGCACCGCCCGCAATGCGCCGGGGTGGCGTGTCCGCGTCGTTTCAAATAAATTTCCCGCACTCCAGATTGAAGGAGAGCTGAAACGCGAAGCTGAAGGGATCTATGACAAAATGAACGGGGTCGGCGCCCATGAAGTTATTATTGAATCCCCGTTGCACGATTTGGAACTCAGCCGGATGGCGCATGCTCGGATCGCGAGGGTGATCCGGGCCATTCGGATTCGGATCAGCGACCTTTCGCAGGATAGACGTTTTCGCTATATACAGGTATTCAAGAATCATGGTGAGGCGGCGGGCGCCTCTTTAGAGCATTCACATTGCCAATTGGTGGCGACGCCGATTGTTCCCCGCCGGATGGTCGATGAGCTTGAAGGGGTCGACCAGCATTATGCATTGAAAGAGCGTTGCATCTTTTGTGATGTCATCTCACAGGAAAAGATGTTTGAGAAGAGGATCGTCAACGAAACCAGTAAATATATCGCTGTCGCCCCTTTCGCCGCGCGATTCCCTTTTGAGACATGGATTCTGCCCAAAAAACACGCCTCCAATTTTGAATATGGGGATCCAGATGATGATTGGGCTTTGGCCGGTATGCTCAAGGATGTTCTATCCCGCCTGAATGCCACCCTGAATTATCCGCCCTATAATTTTGTGGTGCACTCTGCACCGGTCAATGATTGGCCCGGGCCCTTTCATTTCCATTGGCATATAGAGATTATGCCCAAGTTAACGAAGGTCGCAGGATTTGAATGGGGAACAGGATTCTATATCAATCCGACACCTCCTGAAGAAGCCGCCGCCTTTCTTCGCGATGCCAAGTTGGATGATGAGTCCATCGATCCTGAAGATAAAAAAAGCCCCTCAGACAAAGAACATCCCAACACCGAAGGCTAAGAATTGAAAATCTTAATGTGCAGTGCCGAAATGGCTCCTTACATGAAGGTGGGGGGCTTGGCTGATGTCATGGGCGCATTGCCCAGGGAATTGGTGAGATTGGGTCATCAGGTCGCCGTGGCGATCCCGCTCTATCCGGGAATGGATCATGAGAGGCCGGCCGGTTTCAAAATCTTGAAGGAATGGTCCATCGGTTTGACGCTGGGAGAGGAACGGC is part of the Candidatus Eisenbacteria bacterium genome and encodes:
- a CDS encoding glycosyltransferase family 4 protein translates to MNILLINKFHYAKGGAERYYLDISRLLREAGHQVGHLSMAHPRNVPATEADAFVEEVDYHKSMGGLGKLKAASRVLYNRESVRRVRELVRARRPHVAHHQNIYHQISLSVVRELARCDVPMVMTLHDYKPVCPAYLLMVGGEICERCRKGRFYHAAMNTCILNSRPASILGSLEAYLHTLWGTYDQIALYLCPSRFLVDKVGEMSQRPIKLRHLPNFLPTDDFKPVYEGDPVVVYAGRLSREKGLPTLIEAARRQNVGRGWKLRILGEGPLRAELEAKVTEWGLEDGIRFEGFCSGEDLKEVIQSASVVVVPSEWYENQPYAILEAFALGKPVIGSSIGGIPELVRADRTGWTFPPGDADGLGMAMREALDHPEQTREMGREARRLVEKDHNPALHMERLLNIYEEVSS
- a CDS encoding glycosyltransferase family 4 protein, which produces MSPPDDRKHGADSVLGGRRPLKIAMVGQKGIPATYGGIERHVEEIGMRLVERGHEVTVFSRNHYSSHTGMYRGIRTIRFPSLNTKHFDAISHCAIATLITMFSKYDIVHFHALGPSIFAWLPRLKKTKTIVTVHGLDWQRGKWGKMARLFLQKCEEPAVKFPNRTIVVSKTLRKYFKEEYNAETFFIPNGTNPGAQLPPNKIKRYNLDKHPYILFVGRLVPEKGCHYLIEAFRRLDTDVRLVMAGGSSFSDGYVDSLESLRDNDPRVQMVGYVYGEVLDELWTNAYFVALPSILEGQSISLIEALSYGKCVLLSDIPENVEVVENEAVTFRSRDVEDLHKKMKMLLENPEMVSRVAKQCGHLAEDQFSWSRIVEATESVYYDAVSGSPPKPKRKKDEESHSSEKEDELQIIEGGKEEDGSDRPQHRSHF
- a CDS encoding mannose-1-phosphate guanyltransferase, translated to MPESDLAVFILAGGSGERFWPLSRKVRPKQFFALGGEDSLIRQAYRRALALNPKGSPWVLSSESLASALLKELPRLRHERVIQETVAKNTGPAIALGCHLLAMEHPGACVVILPSDHWIPELDLFLTTVKTAIRVARSTGGLVTLGIKPHRAETGYGYIERGTPKGDIPTAYSANGFYEKPELADAKKYLKSGMYFWNSGIFIWTVTAFLTELKRVQPDIYDALPAQEELETESNRRAAINKYFVAAPSISVDQGIMEKAKSVWVVEAPFAWSDLGTWEAWGETRPADTTQNRTDGDVIVQDASGNIVYSDEEGRVALLGVDNLVVVRTKDVTLVCPRERVQEIRELVRRMREENHEDRFL
- a CDS encoding SPOR domain-containing protein, encoding MKIGSYSLVLFLTMILAFGCGKSRKQTTPVEEAPGRELPSEAPDNRVQPGFPEAMPLPGEESGEDEPNTRYGYRVQVAAFTQMDPAEARAAELRRLFDEPVYIVHEGLLYKIQVGDFVSRDRAQEIRRRAVDLGLDGAFVIDTMINKQ
- the galT gene encoding galactose-1-phosphate uridylyltransferase, with amino-acid sequence MPELRKDPVIGRWVIVSTERGRRPSDFGHVQISRKSGFCPFCEGHEDKTPPEVYADRKEGTARNAPGWRVRVVSNKFPALQIEGELKREAEGIYDKMNGVGAHEVIIESPLHDLELSRMAHARIARVIRAIRIRISDLSQDRRFRYIQVFKNHGEAAGASLEHSHCQLVATPIVPRRMVDELEGVDQHYALKERCIFCDVISQEKMFEKRIVNETSKYIAVAPFAARFPFETWILPKKHASNFEYGDPDDDWALAGMLKDVLSRLNATLNYPPYNFVVHSAPVNDWPGPFHFHWHIEIMPKLTKVAGFEWGTGFYINPTPPEEAAAFLRDAKLDDESIDPEDKKSPSDKEHPNTEG